GCCGCTGGCGGATGATCCGCGTATCACGGTGGTGGACGGCGGTGCCGAGCGAGCCGATTCGGTGTTCGCCGGGCTGGCGGCCATTGAAGATGAGGCCAGCTGGGTTTTGGTACATGATGCGGCCCGGCCGTGCGTGCGCCGGACCGATCTGGACAAACTCATCACCTCGGCCCATGGCAGCGACTGTGGGGCGATCCTGGCAGCGCCGGTACGCGATACCATGAAGCGAGGCAATGGCCGTCAGGGCATTGCGGAAACCGTATGCCGGGATGATCTCTGGCATGCGCTGACACCGCAGATGTTCCGGGTGAAACAATTGCGCGATTCACTCCAGTACGCGCTGTCGCAAGGCGCGGTGATCACTGATGAGGCCTCGGCACTCGAGTTTTGCGGTTTACAACCCCGGTTGGTTCCGGGGCGGTTGGATAACCTCAAGGTCACTCAGCCGGAGGATCTGGCCCTGGCTGAATTTTATTTACAACAATTGATGAAGGACGAGCCATGATTCGCATTGGACACGGTTTTGATGTACACAAGTTTGGTGGTGAAGGGCCGGTCATTATTGGTGGCGTGGCGATTCCGTACGAGCAGGGGCTGATCGCTCACTCGGATGGGGATGTCGCCCTGCACGCCGTGTGTGATGCATTGCTCGGCGCGATTGGCGCCGGGGATATTGGCCGTCATTTTCCGGATACCGATGCCGAATGGGCCGGTGCCGACAGTCGTTTCTTACTGCGCGATGTCTATAGTAAAGTGAAGGCTCGGGGGTATCGTCTGGGGAATCTGGATGTGACGATTATTGCCCAGGCGCCGAAAATGGCCCCTTACATTGAGGCCATGTGCCAGGCGATTGCGGCGGATCTGGAAACGGACATCGGTAATATCAATGTCAAAGCGACCACCTCGGAGCGATTGGGATTCACCGGTCGCAAAGAAGGGATTGCTTGTGAAGCGGTCGTTCTGATCCATCAACAATAATGATAATGAATAGCAGCTGGCTGTGAAGGTCAGCTGGATTGCAGCAGTGTGCTGCTGCCTCTAAATGGTGTTTGTATGTCTAGTATTATGGACGGCTTTAGCTGGTTGTATGGGAAGCCTGCCTGTCAGGGGCGCTTGAAGGTTCAGCCTGAGGATTTCGTGGTGAATGAAATTCTGGGGTATACGTTTGCCGGAACCGGTGAGCATTTTATGGTGAAAATCCGCAAGACCGGGGAAAACACCAAGTACGTCGTAAATGAACTGGCCAAAGCGTGCGGCGTGAAATCCCGCGATGTCAGCTGGGCCGGACTGAAAGATCGTCATGCCGTGACCGAGCAGTGGCTCAGCGTTCACCTGCCGGGCAAGCCGGATCCGGATTTGTCAGCATTCGAAGCCACCCATCCGGGGGTCGAAATCCTGGAAACGGCGCGTCACGATAAAAAATTGCGCCCGGGCGATCTGCAAGGCAACTGGTTTGAATTGCGCCTGACTGAGCTGGATCAGCCGCAGGAAGTGATCGCCCGCCTCGAGCAGGTTGCCGCCCGGGGCGTGCCGAACTATTTTGGGGAGCAGCGTTTCGGCCATCACGGTAACAACGTGGTGAAAGCGCGGAGCTGGGGCAACGATGAATTCCGCGTTCGCGACAAGAGCAAGCGCAGCTTTTATCTGTCCGCGGCACGCTCCTGGCTGTTTAATCAGGCGCTCTCAGCCCGGATCGCCCAAGGTCAGGTACACACGCTCCTGGCCGGCGATTATCTGCAGGCTGCGGCTGGTGGACAGGATCAGGTGATTGACGCTGTCAGTGCCGACGTTCAGGCGCAGGTGGATCGGGGTGAGCTGGCCATTACCGCGCCGATGATGGGGGACAATGTCCTGCCGACCACAGCGGAAGCCGAAGCATTTGAAATGGCCGTGGTGGAGCAGGAGCCGCTGCTGCTGAAGCTGATCCGCGATAACCGGATGCGCCATGAGCGTCGCCCGTTGTTGCTGCAACCTCAGCAAATGGCGTGGCAGCAACAAGGGGATACGATCACCGTATCTTTTGCCCTGCCGGCCGGCTGCTTTGCTACTGCAGTGGTCAGAGAATTAATGATTGAACGTGAGCGAGAGGATGGCAGCCATGCGCATTTTGATCAGTAATGACGATGGTATTTTTGCAGAAGGGATCAACACCCTGGCAACCGCATTAGAAGCATTCGGGGAAGTCACGGTGGTGGCACCGGATCGCAACCGCTCCGGCGCGTCAAACTCGCTGACCTTGGAAACGCCGCTGCGGATCCGAGAAGAAGGCACGCGGCGGGTTTCTGTCGAAGGCACGCCGACCGACTGTGTCCACTTCGCCTTAAATGAGTGGCTGGACTACCGTCCCGATCTGGTGGTCGCCGGGATCAACCACGGTGCCAACCTGGGCGATGACGTGCTGTATTCCGGAACGGTGGCAGCGGCAACGGAAGGGCACTTCCTCGGGGTGCCGGCGATTGCTGTCTCGCTGGTGGGCTCGCGTTATTTCGCCACGGCTGCGCATGTGGTGAAAGATATTGTGGCTAAGCTGGCTGAGCAGCCGTTGCCGTCCAATAAAATCCTCAATATCAATGTGCCGGATGTGCCGCTGTCGCAACTGGGCGAGTGGCAAATCACCCGGCTTGGCGCACGCCACCGGGCTGAGAAAATGATTAAAGAGACGGATCCACGCGGCAAAGCTATTTACTGGCTGGGACCGCCGGGGGCCTGCCAGGATGCCGGTCCGGGCACCGACTTTTATGCCATCGAGCACAATCAGGTGTCGATCACGCCGCTGCAGGTGGATTTGACGGCCCATGATGCGCTTGCGGGTATGCAGCAATGGCTTGAGCAAGGGGAGAGCAAGTAAGGATGCGCTATGTGGAAGAGCGGCATAGTCTGCTGACATTTTTGCATCAGTTGGGGATCCGTGACGAGCGGGTCCTCAAGGCGATGGATGCGGTTCCCCGCGAACGGTTCATCGATGAAGCGCTATCGCATAAAGCGTATGAAAACAATGCCCTGCCGATTGGCAATGGACAGACGATCTCGCAGCCTTATATCGTTGCCAAAATGACCGAGCTGCTGGCTCTGAAGCCGGATTCCCGGGTGCTGGAAATCGGTACCGGCTCGGGTTATCAAACCGCGGTTCTGGCGCACCTGGTGGAGCATGTGTATTCGGTGGAGCGGATCAAGGCCCTGCAATGGCAGGCCAAGCGTCGCTTCAAGCAACTGGATCTGCATAATATCTCGACCAAGCACAGTGACGGCTGGCAAGGGTGGCCGAGTAAGGGGCCGTTTGATGCCATTATCGTGACGGCGGCTGCCGAGCGTATTCCGCTGGGGCTATTGTCCCAGTTGGCAGAAGGGGGACGGCTGATCATTCCGGTCGGTGAGGCGTCTCAGGTCCTTAAGCAGATTGTGCGTCAGGGCGATGAGTTCAGCTACCTCGATGTCGAAGCCGTCCGCTTCGTGCCGTTAATTGCCGGAGAGTTGGCATAGCGAACGATGAAGGTGGCGGTGAACTCTGTAGCTTGGCAAAAAACAACGGTAGCAGCCCTGGTGTTGCTGCTGTCGGCCTGTAGCAACCATTCACCGGCACCGGTGACCAGCATCGGAAAAGATTATGCAAGCCTGGAACGCGGCAGTTTCCGTGGTAGTTATTACGAGGTGAAAAAGGGCGATACCCTGTACTTTATCTCTTACATCACCGGCCGTGATGTGGCAGAGATTATTGCCAACAACAAACTGACCCCGCCCTACACCATCTACCCGGGGCAATCCCTAGAGCTGTGGAAGCCAAAGTATGTCGCCCCTGCCTTTGGCAAGCCCGGTACCGTACCGGCTGTAAAAATCCCAGAAAAAACAGTCAGTACCCCAGTCAAGCCCACAGTGAAACCAGCCCCGCCCCCAGCTGTTAAGCCGACGCCGGTTCCGCCTGTGGCAAAAAATGAGCCAAAACAGGCCAAGACAGCACAAAAAACGAGCAATAAAGATGTTGATCAGGCTCGCACAAAAGAGTACTCTCAAAATTCCAAAAGTAACAAAGTTGTTACAAAAAAGGGACCGGTAAGTAACAAGGTGACCAGTTGGTCATGGCCGACTCGAGGGCGTGTGGTTGGGAAGTTCTCCAATACTGAAAACGGCAATAAGGGAATTGATATTGCCGGTCAGCGGGGACAAACCGTGAAAGCCTCGGCCGCAGGGGTCGTCGTCTATGCGGGAAATGCAC
Above is a window of Photobacterium sp. TY1-4 DNA encoding:
- the ispD gene encoding 2-C-methyl-D-erythritol 4-phosphate cytidylyltransferase, coding for MTEQITAVVPAAGIGSRMAADRPKQYLHIAGKTILEHTLDRLLSHAAIRRVIVAISPADPYFHTLPLADDPRITVVDGGAERADSVFAGLAAIEDEASWVLVHDAARPCVRRTDLDKLITSAHGSDCGAILAAPVRDTMKRGNGRQGIAETVCRDDLWHALTPQMFRVKQLRDSLQYALSQGAVITDEASALEFCGLQPRLVPGRLDNLKVTQPEDLALAEFYLQQLMKDEP
- the surE gene encoding 5'/3'-nucleotidase SurE, with product MRILISNDDGIFAEGINTLATALEAFGEVTVVAPDRNRSGASNSLTLETPLRIREEGTRRVSVEGTPTDCVHFALNEWLDYRPDLVVAGINHGANLGDDVLYSGTVAAATEGHFLGVPAIAVSLVGSRYFATAAHVVKDIVAKLAEQPLPSNKILNINVPDVPLSQLGEWQITRLGARHRAEKMIKETDPRGKAIYWLGPPGACQDAGPGTDFYAIEHNQVSITPLQVDLTAHDALAGMQQWLEQGESK
- the truD gene encoding tRNA pseudouridine(13) synthase TruD: MSSIMDGFSWLYGKPACQGRLKVQPEDFVVNEILGYTFAGTGEHFMVKIRKTGENTKYVVNELAKACGVKSRDVSWAGLKDRHAVTEQWLSVHLPGKPDPDLSAFEATHPGVEILETARHDKKLRPGDLQGNWFELRLTELDQPQEVIARLEQVAARGVPNYFGEQRFGHHGNNVVKARSWGNDEFRVRDKSKRSFYLSAARSWLFNQALSARIAQGQVHTLLAGDYLQAAAGGQDQVIDAVSADVQAQVDRGELAITAPMMGDNVLPTTAEAEAFEMAVVEQEPLLLKLIRDNRMRHERRPLLLQPQQMAWQQQGDTITVSFALPAGCFATAVVRELMIEREREDGSHAHFDQ
- the nlpD gene encoding murein hydrolase activator NlpD, producing MKVAVNSVAWQKTTVAALVLLLSACSNHSPAPVTSIGKDYASLERGSFRGSYYEVKKGDTLYFISYITGRDVAEIIANNKLTPPYTIYPGQSLELWKPKYVAPAFGKPGTVPAVKIPEKTVSTPVKPTVKPAPPPAVKPTPVPPVAKNEPKQAKTAQKTSNKDVDQARTKEYSQNSKSNKVVTKKGPVSNKVTSWSWPTRGRVVGKFSNTENGNKGIDIAGQRGQTVKASAAGVVVYAGNALRGYGNLVIIKHNDDYLSAYAHNDTILVKEQQTVHAGQKIAAMGSSGTNSVRLHFEIRYKGKSVNPLRYLPK
- a CDS encoding protein-L-isoaspartate(D-aspartate) O-methyltransferase, with amino-acid sequence MRYVEERHSLLTFLHQLGIRDERVLKAMDAVPRERFIDEALSHKAYENNALPIGNGQTISQPYIVAKMTELLALKPDSRVLEIGTGSGYQTAVLAHLVEHVYSVERIKALQWQAKRRFKQLDLHNISTKHSDGWQGWPSKGPFDAIIVTAAAERIPLGLLSQLAEGGRLIIPVGEASQVLKQIVRQGDEFSYLDVEAVRFVPLIAGELA
- the ispF gene encoding 2-C-methyl-D-erythritol 2,4-cyclodiphosphate synthase, producing MRIGHGFDVHKFGGEGPVIIGGVAIPYEQGLIAHSDGDVALHAVCDALLGAIGAGDIGRHFPDTDAEWAGADSRFLLRDVYSKVKARGYRLGNLDVTIIAQAPKMAPYIEAMCQAIAADLETDIGNINVKATTSERLGFTGRKEGIACEAVVLIHQQ